The DNA segment TTGGTTCAGCAGTTAAATCAAATTTTCCGTGTGTAGTATCAAAGTTAATAAGATGAGCAATTGTTTCTGGAGGATAGCTCGCGTTGATTGCTACTAAATTTAAATCATCCTTTTTTAAAGCGATGCGTAGCACCATACGTCCGATTCTTCCCATCCCATTAATTGCAATATTTGTCGCCATTGATAGCACTCCTCGTTTATGTGTTATACTTTACAAAAAATAGTATAGCATAAAATAATACATTTTAGAAAGCGTTTTCTTATTAAAGTAAAATTTTTCATTTCACTTTTCTGTCGGGCTTTATATTGATTTTTAAAAAATTATATGCATTGCTATAAGAAGCTTAAAATTACTCCTTATTTTAAATTAGTATGACATATTCAAAGCAATTAATACCGTTTCACCTTTAAAATAAAAAAAGCGAGACAACGAAATCTACGACTAAACTATAGATTTCTGTCTCGCTCATTAAAATTATTAAAGTTATACTGATTCATTATCTTCTTCAGAAGATTGTAAATATCCTTGTTCTACTAATAGACGTTCTAAATTTTGTTTTAATTCTAATTTTGAATCTCTGTTATCGATAACGTGATCAGCCATACGACGCTTTTTATCAATAGACATTTGACTATAGACCCTTGCTTTTGCATCTTCCATTGATAAATCATTGCGTTCCATTAAACGATCTATTTGAATACTCTCTGAAGTATAAACTAACCATACTTCATCAACAGTATTTTGTAAGTCATTTTCGAATAATAATGGGATATCCATAATAACATCTTGACCAGCATCTAAATATTGTTGTTTTTCACGTTCCATGATTTCGCGAACAATTGGATGTACAATTTCATTTAATTCCAATCGTTTTTCTGGTTGGTTAAATACAATGTCACCTACATATGCACGATTCATATTGCCATCTTCATCAATGGCTTCGTCTCCAAACTTTTCTTTAACTTGATTAAGTCCAGGGGACCCTTTTTCCACTGCTTGACGCGAAGCTGTATCAGCATCTACTATTTTAAAACCATGAATTTCTAATAATTCGGCTACTGTTGATTTGCCAGTAGCAATTCCCCCTGTTAAGCCTATAACTTTTGGCATGACTCATCTCTCCTTAATTCTGGCAATGAGGGCAAAAATGACTATTTCGTCCCCCTATTACCGCTGTTTCTATTTCATTACCACATACTTTACAGTATTTTTGTTTATATACGTTCAAATGTAATTGCATTGTCCCTTTACTACCATCTGCATGAAGGTAATCGGAAATGCTTGTACCTCCACTATCTATACCCGCTTGAAGTACTTCACGAACATAATAGAAAAGCATTTCTCGTTGTTGATGATTTAAATCATTAGGTAGGGTCGCAGGATGAATACCTGCACGGAATAATGCCTCACAAGCATATATATTACCACAACCTGCAATGACGCGGTGGTCAAGAATCATTTGTTTAATAGGTTTATTTTGATAATAGGACTTGTCGTAACAAGCCATGTAATGTGGCAGTGCTTCTTCATCAAATGGTTCAGGTGCTATTTCTAAAAATGATGGATACGCATCAAATGAAGGTAAATTGCGTATTTCTCCAAATCGTCTTATATCTGAATATACTAATAGTTTATGATTATCTAATTGAAAAATGACATGCCAGTGTTTACGATAATTCGCATTTCCAATATCCTCTAGCTCATCAACAACAAAGAAACCACCTGCCATGCCTAAATGGCTTAGCAATATTCTCTGATCGCCATCTTTTTCTAAATAAAAGACAATATATTTACTTCTTCTTTCTATATCAGTAATGATATATTGTTCGGTAAACGTTTTAAACGTATCCAATTCTAAACCTTTAATAATCGTCTCTTTATTTGCAGCTTTACCTTCTTGCACTTTATCAGAGTAAGTAATAGACTCTATTTTTTGACCTTTGGCAAAAGGCTTAATGCCTCTTTTAACATGTTCTACTTCTGGTAATTCAGGCATATATTGACCTACTTTCTATTTTGCATCGTACCACGTTTGTCCATAGCTTGATTCTACTTTGAGTGGGACATCTAATTTTAAAGCATTATCCATAATTTCTTCAATAAATGGTTCGAATGATTCGACCTCATCTTTAGGAATTTCGAAAATTAATTCGTCATGAACTTGCAATAATAATTTAGCATTAAAATCTGTTTTCTCAATTTCACGATCAAAGTTCACCATGGCTAATTTAATAATATCTGCAGCGCTACCTTGAATTGGTGTGTTCATTGCAGTTCTTTCCGCAAAACTTCTTAAATTAAAGTTTCGACTTGTAATATCTGGAATATAACGACGTCGATGAAGCAATGTTTCTACAAAGCCTTGTGCTTTACAGTCTTTTACGACATCTTCCATATATTGTTTAACGCCTGGGAAACTATCTAAATAATCATCTATAAATTTTTTAGCTGCTTTACGCGTAATGCCTAAACTTTGACTTAAACCATAATCACTAATTCCGTAAACTATACCGAAGTTTACAGCTTTTGCTTGTCTACGCATATTTGAATCAATTTCATCAGCGTCAACGCCAAATACTTTCATTGCCGTAGCCGTATGAATATCTTCATCATTTATGAATGCTTTCTTCATGCTTTCATCTTGGGTAATATGCGCTAATACGCGTAATTCAATTTGTGAATAGTCCGCTGAGAAAATTACATTATTTTTATCTGTTGATTTGAATGCTTTTCTAATTTTTCTACCTTCTTCTAGACGAACTGGAATGTTTTGTAAATTTGGATCGATTGATGATAATCTTCCCGTTTGTGCTAACGTCTGGTTAAAGCGTGTGTGTATGCGTTGATCATCACTAATTACTTTCTGTAACCCTTCTACATACGTAGATTGTAACTTTGATAGTTGACGATATTCTAAGATGTGATCAATGATTGGATGTTCACCTTGTAATTGTTCTAGCACATCTACTGCCGTAGAATATCCAGTTTTGGTCTTTTTAATTACTGGTAGTTTTAAAGTTTCAAATAACACG comes from the Staphylococcus hsinchuensis genome and includes:
- the coaE gene encoding dephospho-CoA kinase (Dephospho-CoA kinase (CoaE) performs the final step in coenzyme A biosynthesis.); this encodes MPKVIGLTGGIATGKSTVAELLEIHGFKIVDADTASRQAVEKGSPGLNQVKEKFGDEAIDEDGNMNRAYVGDIVFNQPEKRLELNEIVHPIVREIMEREKQQYLDAGQDVIMDIPLLFENDLQNTVDEVWLVYTSESIQIDRLMERNDLSMEDAKARVYSQMSIDKKRRMADHVIDNRDSKLELKQNLERLLVEQGYLQSSEEDNESV
- the mutM gene encoding bifunctional DNA-formamidopyrimidine glycosylase/DNA-(apurinic or apyrimidinic site) lyase, which encodes MPELPEVEHVKRGIKPFAKGQKIESITYSDKVQEGKAANKETIIKGLELDTFKTFTEQYIITDIERRSKYIVFYLEKDGDQRILLSHLGMAGGFFVVDELEDIGNANYRKHWHVIFQLDNHKLLVYSDIRRFGEIRNLPSFDAYPSFLEIAPEPFDEEALPHYMACYDKSYYQNKPIKQMILDHRVIAGCGNIYACEALFRAGIHPATLPNDLNHQQREMLFYYVREVLQAGIDSGGTSISDYLHADGSKGTMQLHLNVYKQKYCKVCGNEIETAVIGGRNSHFCPHCQN